From one Acinonyx jubatus isolate Ajub_Pintada_27869175 chromosome B1, VMU_Ajub_asm_v1.0, whole genome shotgun sequence genomic stretch:
- the TMEM150C gene encoding transmembrane protein 150C: protein MDGKKCSVWMFLPLVFTLFTSAGLWIVYFIAVEDDKIFPLNSAERKPGVKHAPYISIAGDEPPASCVFSQVMNMAAFLALVVAVLRFIQLKPKVLNPWLNISGLVALCLASFGMTLLGNFQLTNDEEIHNVGTSLTFGFGTLTCWIQAALTLKVNIKNEGRKVGIPRVILSASITLCVVLYFILMAQGIHMYAARVQWGLVMCFLSYFGTFAVEFRHYRYEIVCSEYQENFLSFSESLSEASEYQTDQV, encoded by the exons ATGGATGGGAAGAAATGCAGCGTATGGATGTTTTTACCTCTTGTATTTACTTTGTTTACTTCAGCTGGATTATGGATAGT ATACTTTATAGCTGTGGAAGATGACAAAATTTTCCCATTAAATTCAGCTGAAAG gaAACCTGGTGTGAAGCACGCACCATATATAAG tattgCAGGTGATGAACCTCCTGCAAGCTGTGTGTTTAGTCAAGTTATGAACATGGCAGCATTCCTAG CACTTGTGGTAGCTGTTCTGCGCTTCATACAACTGAAACCAAAGGTTTTAAATCCATGGCTGAATATTAGTGGATTGGTGGCgctgtgtctggcttcctttggAATGACCTTACTTGGTAATTTTCAG CTCACGAATGATGAAGAAATCCATAATGTCGGAACTTCCTTGACCTTTGGATTTGGCACATTGACCTGCTGGATCCAGGCTGCATTGACACTCAAAGTCAACATCAAGAATGAAGGGCGGAAAGTTGGGATTCCACGAGTTATTCTCTCAGCATCTATCACTCTGTGTGTGGTCCTCT ATTTCATCCTCATGGCCCAAGGCATCCACATGTATGCAGCCAGGGTCCAGTGGGGTCTGGTCATGTGCTTCCTGTCTTATTTTGGCACCTTTGCTGTAGAGTTCCGGCATTACCGCTATGAGATTGTTTGTTCCGAATACCAGGAGAATTTCCTGAGCTTCTCAGAAAGCCTGTCCGAAGCCTCTGAATATCAAACCGACCAGGTGTAA